In Nymphaea colorata isolate Beijing-Zhang1983 chromosome 3, ASM883128v2, whole genome shotgun sequence, a genomic segment contains:
- the LOC116251469 gene encoding probable galacturonosyltransferase-like 6, which produces MSSSPSLLILLILALCASPLTESIRSFPDSIYPGYAEAPEYRNGEDCLATEAFRRPSACDPSLVHIAMTLDEEYLRGSIAAVHSVLKHASCPESVYFHFVFSGDGDRLRSVVRSAFPSLRFELYRFQQERRVRSLISASVRAALEQPLNYARTYLADLLPPCVRRVVYLDSDLVIVDDIAKLWESATAGKPVAAPEYCHANFTKYFTANFWGDQATADMFAGRSQKPCYFNTGVMVMELGAWRTGRYRERIEEWMEVQKERRIYELGSLPPFLLVFAGEVEALDHRWNQHGLGGDNVVGSCRGLHPGPVSLLHWSGKGKPWTRLDAGAPCPLDTLWSPYDLYLGGWRAMAERGISAVE; this is translated from the coding sequence atgTCTAGTTCGCCGTCTCTCTTGATTCTGCTGATTCTCGCGCTCTGCGCTTCGCCGCTGACGGAATCAATTCGGTCGTTCCCTGACAGCATTTACCCGGGGTATGCAGAGGCGCCGGAGTACCGGAATGGGGAAGATTGCCTTGCCACGGAAGCCTTCCGGAGGCCGTCCGCCTGTGATCCTTCGCTCGTCCACATCGCGATGACGCTGGATGAGGAGTATCTCCGCGGGTCGATCGCCGCCGTCCACTCCGTCCTGAAGCACGCCTCCTGCCCGGAGAGCGTTTATTTCCACTTTGTCTTCTCCGGAGACGGCGATCGCCTGAGATCTGTCGTGCGGTCTGCTTTCCCCTCGCTGCGCTTCGAGCTTTACCGCTTCCAGCAGGAGAGGCGCGTTCGCTCCCTCATCTCCGCCTCTGTCAGGGCTGCGCTCGAGCAACCTCTGAACTATGCCCGGACCTACCTCGCCGACCTCCTCCCGCCTTGCGTCCGCCGCGTTGTCTACCTGGACTCGGATCTCGTGATCGTCGATGACATCGCGAAACTCTGGGAGTCGGCGACCGCCGGGAAGCCTGTGGCGGCTCCAGAATACTGCCACGCGAACTTTACAAAGTATTTCACCGCTAATTTCTGGGGAGACCAAGCGACAGCCGATATGTTCGCCGGCCGGAGCCAGAAGCCTTGCTATTTCAACACCGGCGTGATGGTGATGGAGCTCGGGGCATGGAGAACTGGAAGGTACAGGGAGAGGATCGAGGAGTGGATGGAGGTGCAGAAGGAGAGAAGGATTTATGAGCTCGGGTCGTTGCCGCCATTCCTATTGGTGTTTGCCGGCGAAGTGGAGGCGCTCGACCACCGGTGGAACCAGCACGGCCTGGGGGGCGACAACGTAGTGGGGAGTTGCAGAGGGTTGCATCCAGGGCCCGTCAGCCTTCTGCATTGGAGCGGGAAGGGGAAACCTTGGACTAGGCTTGACGCCGGGGCGCCGTGCCCGTTAGATACCTTGTGGAGCCCGTATGATCTCTATCTGGGTGGCTGGAGGGCGATGGCAGAGAGGGGGATTTCGGCGGTGGAATGA